A region of the Nitrospinota bacterium genome:
CAGGTTGAGGAAAGTGAGCGGTTATAAACACCTGCCAGAACTGCGTGAGATCATGAAACGGGCTCTGGCGGGGAAGATAATGGTGAAAGCGGCGTGACGGTCATGCCGGGAGTTTCAACTAAAAAAGGGATTGACTCTGTTATTACACCTCAGGCAAACTTTATAGAACGATCGGCATCTGGGGATGGTATATATATCACCAAGCAAGACATTGTTATGTACATCGACTCAGCAGTCGCATTTTGGCGTGATTTTAGCGAAATGATTCAGCACGACCACAGCGTTTGAATCGGTGTCAATCTCTGTCATCCCGGAAGCCGTTTCGGCTATCCGGGATCAGGGCCTCGTCTTCCAACCAAGAAAAGTCCGGATGCCGGATCAAGTCCGGCATGACATGCGAGAAATCATCTCAGACTCACACCGCCCCATCCTCCGTCTGTATTCTCTTTATCCCCTTCGCAAGTCCCGTCGTGTCGTCTATCTCCAGGATCACAGCGTTCAACTGGCCGGGGCCGTGGGCTTCTTCGAACTTCTCCGGGAGTTTTTGAAGGAAACGTTTCAGAATGATGTCCACCCGCACGCCGATGATGGAGTGTGACGGGCCGGTCATCCCCACGTCGGATATATAGGCCGTGCCGCGGGGCAGAAGTTTTTCGTCGGCGGTCTGCACATGGGTGTGGGTGCCCAGCACGGCGGAAACCCGCCCGTCCAGATAATACCCCATCGCCATTTTCTCGGAGGTGGCCTCCGCGTGCATGTCCACGATGATAAGGTTCGTCTCTTTCCTCAGCTTCTCAAGCTCCTCGTCGGCCCGGCGGAACGGGCAGTCCAGCGCGTCCATATAGACCCGTCCCATCAGGTTTAATACGCCAAGTTTGGCGCCGCTTTTCGTGGTGAACACCGCCGATCCGCGCCCCGGGGCGGTGGGGGGATAGTTGGCCGGGCGAAGCACACGGCTGTCCATCTTCACGATGTCCAGCGCTTCTTTCTTGTCCCACACGTGGTTGCCGGTGGTCACCGCGTCCACCCCCGCCGAAAACACTTCCGGCAGGATTTCCCGGGTGAACCCGAACCCCCCAGCAAGATTCTCGGCGTTGGCTATGACGAAATCGGCCTTCGTCATAGCCGAAAGGTTTCCAAGGCTCGTTTTAAGGATGCGCCGTCCCACTTTGCCGAAGATGTCGCCGACTACAAGTATCTTCATCCGTTACCTGGCGAAGTCGGTCACGCGGGTCTCGCGGATCACGGTGACCCGTATTTCGCCCGGATACGCCAGCTCCGCCTCGATCTTCTTGGCGATGTCCTTGGCCAGGAAGAAAGCCTCGCTGTCCTTGATCGCGTCGGGCTTGACCACCACGCGCACTTCGCGCCCGGCCTGTATGGCGTATGTCCTGTCCACCCCGTTAAAGGAGTTGCCGATTTCCTCAAGCTTCTGCATCCGCTTGATATAGCTTTCCAGCATCTCGCGCCGCGCTCCGGGGCGGGATGCGGAAAGAGCGTCCGCGGCGGCCACCAGCACGGCGATCACCGATTCGGCCGGCACGTCCTCGTGATGGCTGGCTATGGCGTTTAGCACCACCTTCGGTTCGTTGTACCTTCTGGCCACGTCGGCTCCGATCTGGGTGTGCGTTCCTTCCATGTTGTGGTCGAGCGCCTTTCCAAGGTCGTGCAGCAAACCGGCGCGCTTGGCCAGCTTCACGTTTTGCCCAAGCTCGGCGGCCATGATCCCGGACAGATATCCGACCTCGATGGAATGGCGAAGCACGTTCTGCGAATAACTTGTGCGGTACTTCAGCCTTCCCAGTATCTTTATGATTTCCTGGTGGATGCCGTCCAGCCCCAGCTCGAAGACGGCCTTCTCCCCCTCTTCGCGCATCTGGTTGTTCACTTCCTTGGTCACTTTTTCGACGGTGTCCTCTATCCTTCCCGGATGGATGCGCCCGTCGTGGATAAGCCGGGCCAAAGACTGCCTGGCCACTTCCCTTTTAACCGGGTCAAAGCATGAAAGGATCACCGCGTTTGGAGTGTCGTCAATGATCAGGTCCACCCCGGTGGCCACTTCCAGCGCGCGGATGTTACGCCCTTCGCGGCCGATGATGCGCCCTTTCATTTCGTCGGAAGGCAGGTCCACCACCGAAACGGTGTTCTCCGCCACATAATCGGAGGAGTAGCGCTGGATCGCCTGGGCGATGATCTTGCTGGCCCTCTCCTGCCCTTCGGCCTTTGCCTGTTCCTCGATTTTCTTGATGATGACCGCCGATTCCAGCCGCGATTCCTCGGCGAACCGCTCCTTTAGCTCCACCTTGGCCTCGTCAACGGACATGGCGGCCACTTCCTGCAGTTTGGTTATCTGATCGTCAATGATGCGGTTATATTCCTGTTCCTTTTCCGACACCTTCTTTTCAATCTCGGACACACGCACTTCTTTTTTTGAAAGGTCGCGCTCCTGCCTGTCAACCTGCTCGATTTTCTTGTCCAGAATCTTTTCGCGGTTGAGAAGCCGCTTTTCAAGCGCTTCCATCTCTGTCTTGCGTTCGGTGATCTTGTGCTCGAACTCCACCTGGGACTTTAGCATGATCTCTTTTGCTTCCAGCTGGGCCTCTTTGTGGATGGTCTCAGCCTCTTTTTTGGCATGGGCCAGCGCCTGATTGGCCTCCGTCATCAACTCTTGGGACTTTTTCCCGCCGGACACC
Encoded here:
- a CDS encoding TIGR00282 family metallophosphoesterase: MKILVVGDIFGKVGRRILKTSLGNLSAMTKADFVIANAENLAGGFGFTREILPEVFSAGVDAVTTGNHVWDKKEALDIVKMDSRVLRPANYPPTAPGRGSAVFTTKSGAKLGVLNLMGRVYMDALDCPFRRADEELEKLRKETNLIIVDMHAEATSEKMAMGYYLDGRVSAVLGTHTHVQTADEKLLPRGTAYISDVGMTGPSHSIIGVRVDIILKRFLQKLPEKFEEAHGPGQLNAVILEIDDTTGLAKGIKRIQTEDGAV
- the rny gene encoding ribonuclease Y, with translation MEIAVYILVTAAAAFAAGFMARQVSGGKKSQELMTEANQALAHAKKEAETIHKEAQLEAKEIMLKSQVEFEHKITERKTEMEALEKRLLNREKILDKKIEQVDRQERDLSKKEVRVSEIEKKVSEKEQEYNRIIDDQITKLQEVAAMSVDEAKVELKERFAEESRLESAVIIKKIEEQAKAEGQERASKIIAQAIQRYSSDYVAENTVSVVDLPSDEMKGRIIGREGRNIRALEVATGVDLIIDDTPNAVILSCFDPVKREVARQSLARLIHDGRIHPGRIEDTVEKVTKEVNNQMREEGEKAVFELGLDGIHQEIIKILGRLKYRTSYSQNVLRHSIEVGYLSGIMAAELGQNVKLAKRAGLLHDLGKALDHNMEGTHTQIGADVARRYNEPKVVLNAIASHHEDVPAESVIAVLVAAADALSASRPGARREMLESYIKRMQKLEEIGNSFNGVDRTYAIQAGREVRVVVKPDAIKDSEAFFLAKDIAKKIEAELAYPGEIRVTVIRETRVTDFAR